A single genomic interval of Oncorhynchus gorbuscha isolate QuinsamMale2020 ecotype Even-year linkage group LG25, OgorEven_v1.0, whole genome shotgun sequence harbors:
- the LOC124014205 gene encoding uncharacterized protein LOC124014205 isoform X3 — MQNEHAHFLTLYMYHCNGLLLLLFLHLRRTCRFGHDLHSEHNSIVLREHKLETLSRQELRQLLLQNDNSLLPPVCNSYNKGTGQYGNCPDQEGCRRLHVCDRYIRGTCSSGANCNRCHDFFEPHPRRTLQQRGVPNDLMASMLSTYQNIQAMKSEGAGGAASINRPQSCPQRNTVRKEICLFFVKGDCKQGEKCWRVHFKMPYKWEVNDGQTWSALPENEEIERDFCDPSKIHSEGSERVRFDSMSHGLREVRRLSTVSSVTQPTYVLTTEWVWFWEDEYGKWIQYASIKEMHRLSSITSEDLEKRFQEDQSAVVKFTAGQQSYELSFRDMTQKNKAYGTVRMVRRRPVFVSTVDAQAARSRRNGPRNFKAVPGSWDKSAIPDIGYKTVTLLSSDMDYQKVQGLFNNTMRGFQITSIERVQNRDLWEVFQWKRDLMKKNNGGQNSKELHLFHGTDPKHVEAICRDNFDWRLCGTNGTVYGEGSYFARDAKYSHSYTSHSGVRSMFACQVLVGDYTRGNSGLRRPPPKGERSPTLYDSCVDNVLNPSIYVVFERHQVYPEFLIKYDDGVMHWSTSAPAPPKTVSIQSTSLTPKSNRIQATAAATPSKRVPSTLNPSKTAATTSSNPTHSRPTSRFVHQSLPKPAQAPLIFIQSPVLIKPATSSQLVDITRGPDFSSSFANLSHTLTTPASTPSRTLTTPASTPSRTLTTPASTPSRTLTTPASTPSRTLTTPASTPSRTLTTPASTPSRTLTTRASTTSRTLPAPASTLSCTLPAPASTLSCTLPAPASTLSCTLPAPASTLSCTLPAPASTLSCTLPAPASTLSCTLPAPASTLSCTLPAPASTLSCTLPAPASTLSYTLPSPASTPFPTLTTPASTLSYTHPTPASTLSPTLTTPASTLSPTLTTPASTASRRLAPQPPTLSPTLTPSASTRSPTLTPSASTRSPTLTPSASTRSPTLTPSASTRSPTLTPSASTRSPTLTPSASTRSPTLTPSASTRSPTLTPSASTRSSTLTPSGSTPSRTLSPLTGTLSWAHTRSTTTTRTLSDSSSSHPLSPSSSLSTHYHTLSHSSYSPTYTQTPSRTSPSTSSNPSSTLSPSDRLLGAFTRSPPESLYSVPTAHRRDTKEKNKCLLQ; from the exons ATGCAAAACGAACACGCCCATTTTTTAACTCTGTACATGTATCATTGCAAcgggttattattattactatttttaCATTTGAG ACGGACATGCCGCTTTGGCCATGACCTTCACTCCGAACACAACTCCATAGTTTTGAGAGAGCATAAACTTGAGACGCTGAGTAGACAGGAACTCCGGCAGCTATTATTACAGAATGACAACTCTCTCCTTCCACCG GTGTGCAACTCTTATAACAAAGGCACCGGGCAATATGGCAACTGCCCTGATCAGGAGGGGTGCAGGAGACTTCACGTGTGCGACAGGTACATCAGAGGAACCTGCTCCTCGGGAGCCAACTGCAACAGGTGTCATGACTTCTTCGAGCCACACCCACGGAGGACCCTGCAGCAGAGGGGAGTGCCAAACGATCTAATGGCATCCATGTTGTCCACCTACCAGAACATCCAGGCCATGAAAAGTGAAGGTGCCGGCGGTGCTGCTTCCATCAACAGGCCCCAGAGCTGTCCTCAGAGAAATACAG TGAGGAAGGAGATCTGCCTGTTCTTTGTCAAGGGGGACTGCAAACAAGGAG AGAAATGCTGGAGAGTCCACTTCAAAATGCCCTACAAGTGGGAAGTGAACGATGGACAGACTTGGTCAGCTCTGCCAGAAAACGAAGAAATCGAGAGAGACTTCTGTGACCCTTCTAAGATACACAG TGAGGGATCTGAGCGTGTGCGTTTCGACTCCATGAGCCACGGGTTACGGGAAGTTCGCCGTCTCTCCACAGTTTCCTCTGTGACCCAGCCCACATACGTACTCACCACAGAGTGGGTGTGGTTCTGGGAGGACGAGTACGGCAAATGGATCCAGTACGCATCCATC AAAGAGATGCACAGATTGTCGTCCATCACCAGTGAAGACCTCGAGAAAAGGTTCCAGGAGGATCAAAGTGCTGTGGTGAAGTTCACCGCAGGCCAGCAGTCTTATGAGCTGAGTTTCAGAG ACATgacacaaaaaaacaaagcatATGGTACTGTAAGGATGGTCAGACGACGTCCAGTCTTTGTTTCAACTGTGGACGCACAAGCTGCAAGGAGCAG GAGAAATGGACCACGCAATTTCAAAGCTGTTCCTGGATCTTGGGACAAGTCTGCGATTCCTGACATTGGATACAAG ACAGTCACTCTTCTGAGTTCTGACATGGACTATCAGAAGGTCCAGGGACTTTTCAACAACACCATGAGGGGCTTCCAAATCACCAGCATCGAGAGGGTCCAAAACAGGGACCTCTGGGAAGTCTTCCAGTG GAAGAGagatttaatgaagaaaaacaatgGAGGTCAAAACAGCAAGGAGCTACATCTCTTCCATGGAACGGACCCAAAACACGTAGAGGCCATTTGCAGAGATAACTTTGACTGGAGGCTGTGTGGAACCAACGGAACTGTGTATGGCGAAG GGAGTTACTTTGCCAGGGATGCCAAGTACTCACACAGCTACACCAGCCACTCAGGAGTGAGGTCCATGTTTGCTTGTCAGGTGCTTGTTGGCGACTACACACGGGGGAACTCGGGGCTCCGTCGCCCCCCTCCAAAAGGCGAGAGAAGCCCCACTCTCTATGACAGCTGTGTGGACAATGTCCTGAACCCATCCATATATGTGGTGTTTGAAAGGCACCAGGTTTACCCAGAGTTCCTCATCAAATATGATGATGGCGTCATGCACTGGTCCACATCGGCTCCAGCTCCACCCAAAACTGTCTCTATCCAATCCACTTCCTTAACCCCAAAATCCAACCGGATTCAAGCCACAGCTGCTGCTACCCCATCGAAGAGAGTTCCATCCACTTTGAATCCATCTAAAACTGCAGCCACCACTTCCTCAAATCCAACCCATTCTCGTCCCACTTCACGTTTTGTCCATCAGTCGCTCCCAAAACCTGCCCAAGCCCCATTGATATTCATTCAATCTCCAGTCCTCATAAAGCCAGCCACAAGTTCTCAATTAGTGGATATCACCCGAGGCCCAGATTTCTCTTCCTCATTTGCaaacctctctcacacactcactaccCCAGCCAGTACACCCTCTCGTACGCTCACTACCCCTGCCAGTACACCCTCTCGTACGCTCACTACCCCAGCCAGTACACCCTCTCGTACGCTCACTACCCCTGCCAGTACACCCTCTCGTACGCTCACTACCCCTGCCAGTACACCCTCTCGTACGCTCACTACCCCTGCCAGTACACCCTCTCGTACGCTCACTACCCGTGCCAGTACAACCTCTCGTACGCTCCCTGCCCCAGCCAGTACCCTCTCTTGTACGCTCCCTGCCCCAGCCAGTACCCTCTCTTGTACGCTCCCTGCCCCAGCCAGTACCCTCTCTTGTACGCTCCCTGCCCCAGCCAGTACCCTCTCTTGTACGCTCCCTGCCCCAGCCAGTACCCTCTCTTGTACGCTCCCTGCCCCAGCCAGTACCCTCTCTTGTACGCTCCCTGCCCCAGCCAGTACCCTCTCTTGTACGCTCCCTGCCCCAGCCAGTACCCTCTCTTGTACGCTCCCTGCCCCAGCCAGTACCCTCTCTTATACGCTCCCTTCCCCAGCCAGTACACCCTTTCCTACACTCACTACCCCAGCCAGTACCCTCTCTTATACACATCCTACCCCAGCCAGTACCCTCTCTCCTACACTCACTACCCCAGCCAGTACCCTCTCTCCTACACTCACTACTCCAGCCAGTACAGCCTCTCGAAGACTGGCTCCCcaaccccccaccctctctcctacacTCACTCCCTCAGCCAGTACCCGCTCTCCTACACTCACTCCCTCAGCCAGTACCCGCTCTCCTACACTCACTCCCTCAGCCAGTACCCGCTCTCCTACACTCACTCCCTCAGCCAGTACCCGCTCTCCTACACTCACTCCCTCAGCCAGTACCCGCTCTCCTACACTCACTCCCTCAGCCAGTACCCGCTCTCCTACACTCACTCCCTCAGCCAGTACCCGCTCTCCTACACTCACTCCCTCAGCCAGTACCCGCTCTTCTACACTCACTCCCTCAGGCAGTACCCCCTCTCGCACACTTTCCCCTTTAACTGGCACCCTATCTTGGGCTCACACCCGCTCAACAACCACTACTCGCACTCTCTCTGACAGTAGTTCTTCTCACCCACTATCCCCTTCATCCTCACTGagcacacattatcacacactttCTCACTCATCCTACTCCCCCACTTACACACAAACTCCCTCACGCACTTCCCCCTCCACGTCAAGCAATCCTTCTAGCACACTCTCCCCCTCAGATAGGTTGCTAGGTGCCTTCACTAGATCTCCTCCTGAATCACTGTACAGTGTTCCAACAGCTCATAGGAGGGACACCAAAGAAAAAAACAAGTGCCTTCTACAATAA